One Trichocoleus sp. genomic window carries:
- a CDS encoding helix-turn-helix transcriptional regulator: protein MLRAEQPAIGKTILELRQQMGLTQGDFAAKIGVSWLTVNRWENGRNKPSAIALRQIEKLLKKKGNRNPQE from the coding sequence ATGCTGCGTGCAGAACAACCAGCAATTGGAAAAACTATTCTCGAACTGCGGCAGCAGATGGGTCTGACGCAAGGCGATTTTGCAGCAAAGATTGGGGTTTCCTGGCTAACCGTGAATCGCTGGGAAAATGGTCGGAACAAGCCGTCAGCAATAGCTTTAAGGCAGATAGAGAAATTATTGAAAAAGAAGGGCAATCGCAATCCTCAGGAATAG
- a CDS encoding minor capsid protein: MEDALRLLERTDRTLRRLEDSEVERLNKSLDNSYLRLEKDLLRNYPQYSADAKPGLLGTQRSVLLLGQIKDQLILINPEREKELTDRYEKLLQTASQEGSTLAEELVKLQQGDDFVKATATVPIEAAAIAARESIDRLKKHDQKFRENASTIITQGIIQGWGAMRVASQLRQQLGVAKGRAEAIARTEVLNANNGAAQQTFKDYGYEYFQLIATADDRTCPTCLARNMQVYKLGESKPPLHPRCRCFSMPWSPEHEEQGKNDWTKAFAATALADFNKTGKTLETGATSFERAAGIVAAVPLWTATNGFINKEVERKGQEWAGGLLAATLLLRGQQQQAEDDRQRDELLKTLLVGAALVGVGVGTYYLARQRYRAGFKDSARMAEAMIADLDLEDIADDDEFITLAAGGFGGSQGKSGLKHAELYKEFLQDKGHKVIGFEIPDTDRAKSITEDPVGHISTNWGGLINRAIVEGRNPDAVKMAATAAAYYRKTGKPVNLVGYSAGGFVASEAQEILKLMGVPVRTAAIGTPHFGFTDLGRSEMRGFVGDGDIVGTLPVQNRVTVSGVKEHWHKDYMESDDFKEELAAWLSDKSPRSVSTPAEEDWLKREADRWDEWRDQYTPQGKYKEGFAKSAQMAREMAKEYDRMAKDFAPDDETDYVTFIAGGFAGQKGQVSAEYADIFQEFMENHLVIGTPTPEFDTDIDLRKEPIRHLLESWRITAETYFVKGRNMSSVRMAAQAYAYYKAHGKPINLIGYSGGGMVASEAAEILKKMGVPAKVLEVATPNFGFTNLSADEHRTLIGKGDPYLNFPLKNARILQDVDAHWLDGYLNSESFYRELNDWLDVRSPDFQPPKRRSQEPDLKDYDFVEYIPQLQLLGVDELDKLPEGIKQKILAARKENLQLPGGVDPKLLEGVPELLALPAAREQIAGLLRGVPQPNLLPGVKELLALPGVESQIKGLLAGIPDPKLLPGVKELLALPAIKGPLGLLTGRLDPKLLKGIPEPLLLEGYQELLMLPGVESQIKGLLRGEVPPLQLPAGTDIKIPVSQQEIMLKQTQRQLYERMRSMQRRFSRGAEQQIRDRLQEIATSDLPPFGKLEAYRKAVLDELQTIAQIEPSTKPLRGLSTKKQAYEALDENGEFPSETDYFYHATTEAGAKDILLNGVDPDRTKVGMYGKGFYVTNDIEEARYFATLTQRTGNPVYLKMYVDIKNPKLFDDFDAYIEYFKLNREAVAKTKVPRKRNPDLDDKRRQFLKNQGYDAISVDGETILFDNSQAKIFDASDSTEFSQSIVPDIKAAISKESGRQTFNFMGLNWSVPELKPNSSSLDLIRKLVDLDLPDNLLQATKNIAIVKERSPSEEFWRKRLKLPVGPVPATINFEDASVTLHGGRGKVEDTLRQMAYLYAYQQWGQLDPPKGSLYAKAMEEGRPITTYGFDSPAADFADSVAQFFVDSKRLKKFNRARYEIIARMLNYRHPEEPLPPREPDTRSPEIISNLRNRNFDLTEQSKQQREQAETIAQQQRSPKKIQQAIGRINQPKIVVQAEDGISRSRAQEETINRIEGQVEELEQRSAQLLNPFNKPYFSEVPARIKETNRQLKAVDRELKDLEKIGTTAAKVRANLSELQQTLADLATRKESLKLSSQGQKITEAVNQLQQSASQAEQELAGLPQSPERSQALRELLRLRAAINAQQGGVSVADLHRQALQPRIQQIEALAESLGNLESRVKSSRSKLTDLQARLSRLPAKLDDLSDDQRARYNVIKSTRVAQGKLPQQVEQYREVRQQFTDRLAAQSQQTQQITDNYNSQKQNAINNVQAIVEDRLKEMSDRLQILTTLQPGSVAWLVDRRNWESDLPDDLAIVLAREPGKSRTERLERLAEKITTLVAQVKGGANLIEQRLQYPDQVKQQTLEQAQQQLQQWQQIRDALADEGRLSDRQLAQLLKDPSQIKAVDVMRYGNQLVTELEEFNRNFVQLLLNEEGVDPRSIIDQAELYRRAREAFTTETTQTRTAIAREIEDSLAVLDALQKRIERDRSEPTIYEVNGKARTAADIKAELDQARETIADLLKIKQVAAKVQATEEEEARQQQRQQVAQDYQQRQRRLQTLKDELAEVNLEIQKRREARERGQKRGIAVDRLEAQQRRIMKDIEQIAREHDRATNSGTD, translated from the coding sequence ATGGAAGATGCCCTGCGACTACTGGAACGAACCGATCGCACTCTCCGAAGATTGGAGGATAGCGAGGTTGAGCGATTGAACAAATCGCTTGATAATTCTTATCTGCGGCTTGAGAAAGACCTGCTGCGGAACTACCCTCAATATTCGGCAGATGCAAAGCCGGGACTACTGGGTACTCAGCGATCGGTCCTACTGCTGGGGCAAATCAAGGATCAGCTCATCCTCATTAATCCAGAGCGAGAGAAAGAACTAACCGATCGCTACGAAAAGCTTTTACAGACTGCCTCTCAGGAAGGCTCGACCCTGGCTGAAGAACTGGTGAAGTTGCAGCAGGGCGATGATTTTGTCAAGGCAACCGCGACTGTCCCAATTGAAGCAGCAGCAATTGCAGCAAGAGAATCGATCGATCGGCTGAAGAAGCATGATCAGAAGTTTCGAGAGAATGCCAGCACTATCATTACCCAGGGCATCATTCAGGGCTGGGGTGCAATGCGGGTGGCAAGCCAACTGCGACAGCAGTTAGGAGTAGCCAAGGGCAGGGCAGAGGCGATCGCCAGAACTGAGGTTTTAAATGCCAACAACGGCGCGGCGCAACAAACATTCAAAGACTATGGCTATGAATACTTTCAGCTAATTGCTACGGCAGACGATCGGACCTGTCCAACCTGCTTGGCTCGCAATATGCAGGTCTACAAGTTAGGTGAGTCAAAGCCACCGCTGCACCCGCGCTGCCGTTGCTTTTCAATGCCTTGGAGTCCAGAGCATGAGGAACAGGGCAAGAACGACTGGACAAAAGCCTTTGCTGCTACTGCCCTGGCAGATTTTAATAAAACGGGTAAAACCCTTGAGACAGGGGCAACGTCATTTGAAAGGGCAGCAGGTATTGTTGCAGCAGTCCCTCTCTGGACAGCAACAAATGGCTTCATCAACAAAGAGGTTGAGCGCAAAGGGCAGGAATGGGCTGGTGGACTACTAGCCGCAACGCTACTCCTAAGAGGGCAACAGCAACAGGCTGAAGACGATCGCCAACGCGATGAGCTGCTCAAGACGCTGCTGGTGGGCGCGGCGCTTGTCGGGGTTGGAGTCGGGACGTATTACCTCGCTCGTCAGCGCTATCGGGCTGGATTTAAAGACTCAGCTCGCATGGCTGAAGCGATGATTGCCGATCTGGATCTAGAAGATATTGCTGATGATGACGAGTTTATTACGCTCGCCGCTGGTGGATTCGGAGGCAGCCAGGGCAAATCAGGACTAAAACACGCTGAGCTGTACAAAGAATTTCTACAAGATAAAGGACATAAAGTAATTGGGTTTGAGATTCCAGACACCGATCGCGCCAAGTCGATTACAGAAGATCCGGTGGGTCATATTTCAACCAACTGGGGAGGATTAATTAATCGGGCGATCGTTGAGGGCAGAAACCCGGACGCGGTGAAGATGGCGGCAACGGCAGCAGCTTATTACCGGAAGACCGGAAAGCCTGTAAATCTGGTGGGCTATTCGGCGGGCGGCTTTGTCGCTAGTGAAGCGCAAGAAATTCTCAAGTTAATGGGTGTTCCAGTGCGAACGGCAGCGATCGGCACACCACACTTTGGCTTCACCGACCTGGGACGATCGGAGATGCGCGGCTTCGTGGGTGATGGTGACATTGTGGGCACGTTGCCAGTCCAAAATCGCGTCACCGTCAGCGGTGTCAAAGAGCATTGGCACAAAGACTACATGGAGTCAGACGACTTCAAAGAGGAGCTGGCAGCCTGGTTGAGCGATAAAAGCCCTCGCAGTGTCTCGACTCCTGCTGAAGAAGATTGGCTGAAGCGAGAAGCCGATCGTTGGGATGAATGGCGCGACCAATATACGCCACAAGGCAAGTATAAAGAGGGTTTTGCGAAGTCTGCACAGATGGCGCGAGAGATGGCGAAAGAATACGATCGCATGGCAAAAGACTTCGCGCCCGATGACGAGACGGACTATGTAACGTTTATTGCAGGCGGTTTTGCAGGGCAAAAGGGGCAGGTATCCGCTGAGTATGCCGACATCTTTCAGGAATTTATGGAAAACCATCTGGTGATTGGAACACCAACACCAGAATTTGACACTGACATTGATTTAAGGAAAGAACCAATTCGCCACTTGCTGGAGAGTTGGCGGATCACAGCAGAGACATACTTTGTCAAAGGGCGAAATATGTCTTCCGTGCGTATGGCAGCCCAAGCCTATGCCTATTACAAAGCACATGGAAAACCCATCAACTTGATCGGCTATTCCGGGGGTGGAATGGTTGCATCAGAGGCGGCTGAAATCCTTAAGAAGATGGGAGTTCCAGCCAAAGTTTTAGAGGTTGCAACTCCGAATTTTGGCTTCACCAATTTATCGGCAGACGAGCACCGCACCTTGATTGGAAAGGGCGACCCCTACCTAAATTTTCCGCTCAAAAATGCACGAATCTTGCAGGATGTTGATGCTCACTGGCTCGATGGCTACTTGAATAGCGAGAGCTTTTATCGAGAACTAAATGACTGGCTTGATGTTCGATCGCCTGACTTCCAGCCACCGAAGCGACGATCGCAAGAGCCAGACCTGAAAGACTACGACTTCGTTGAATACATCCCGCAGCTACAGCTACTCGGAGTTGATGAACTCGACAAGCTGCCAGAGGGTATTAAGCAAAAAATTCTTGCAGCTAGAAAAGAGAATCTACAACTTCCTGGAGGAGTTGATCCAAAGCTACTTGAAGGAGTGCCAGAGTTGCTGGCGCTGCCTGCTGCAAGAGAACAGATTGCCGGACTGTTGCGAGGCGTTCCACAGCCCAACCTCTTGCCCGGAGTGAAAGAACTGCTGGCTCTGCCGGGAGTTGAGAGCCAGATCAAGGGACTGCTGGCAGGCATCCCTGATCCAAAGCTGCTGCCCGGAGTGAAAGAGCTACTGGCCCTGCCTGCAATCAAAGGACCATTGGGACTGCTCACAGGTAGACTTGACCCCAAACTGCTCAAAGGAATTCCTGAGCCCTTACTGCTGGAGGGCTATCAGGAGCTGTTGATGCTGCCGGGAGTTGAGAGCCAGATCAAAGGACTGTTACGGGGTGAAGTTCCACCGTTGCAACTGCCAGCCGGGACTGACATCAAAATTCCGGTGAGCCAGCAGGAAATCATGCTGAAGCAAACACAGCGACAACTGTATGAGCGGATGCGATCGATGCAGCGCCGCTTTAGTCGGGGGGCAGAGCAACAGATCCGCGATCGACTCCAGGAGATTGCTACATCAGACCTTCCGCCCTTTGGCAAGCTGGAGGCTTATCGCAAAGCAGTTTTAGATGAGCTGCAGACGATCGCACAAATTGAGCCGAGCACAAAGCCACTGCGGGGGCTGTCTACTAAGAAGCAGGCGTATGAGGCATTAGACGAGAATGGAGAATTTCCATCTGAGACCGATTACTTCTACCATGCGACAACTGAGGCAGGCGCAAAAGATATTCTACTAAACGGCGTTGACCCCGATCGCACCAAGGTTGGTATGTATGGCAAGGGCTTCTATGTAACAAACGACATAGAAGAGGCGCGATACTTTGCAACTCTGACGCAGCGCACAGGCAACCCTGTTTATTTGAAGATGTATGTTGATATCAAGAATCCAAAGCTGTTTGATGATTTTGATGCATACATTGAATATTTCAAATTGAATCGGGAAGCAGTTGCAAAGACGAAAGTACCGAGAAAACGTAACCCCGATTTGGATGATAAGCGCAGGCAGTTCTTAAAAAATCAGGGTTATGATGCGATTTCCGTAGATGGAGAAACCATCTTATTTGATAACAGTCAGGCAAAGATCTTTGATGCGAGCGACTCTACAGAATTTAGCCAATCGATCGTTCCAGACATTAAGGCGGCTATCAGCAAGGAGTCGGGACGGCAAACATTCAATTTTATGGGTCTAAACTGGAGCGTTCCAGAGCTTAAACCCAATTCATCAAGCTTAGATTTAATCCGTAAACTGGTTGATCTGGATCTGCCAGATAACCTGCTCCAAGCGACTAAGAATATTGCGATCGTTAAAGAGAGATCTCCTTCTGAGGAGTTCTGGCGCAAGCGTTTGAAGCTGCCGGTCGGCCCCGTTCCGGCAACGATTAATTTTGAAGATGCGAGCGTTACCCTCCACGGTGGCAGAGGCAAGGTGGAAGACACATTGCGCCAGATGGCTTACCTCTATGCATATCAGCAGTGGGGGCAGCTCGACCCGCCTAAAGGCTCGCTCTATGCAAAAGCAATGGAGGAAGGCAGGCCGATCACAACTTATGGGTTTGATTCACCTGCTGCCGATTTTGCAGATAGTGTGGCTCAGTTTTTTGTTGATTCAAAACGTCTTAAGAAATTCAACCGAGCCCGTTATGAAATCATTGCTCGGATGCTCAATTACAGACACCCTGAAGAGCCACTCCCCCCACGCGAACCAGATACACGCAGCCCAGAAATCATTAGCAATCTCAGGAACCGAAACTTTGACCTGACAGAGCAGAGCAAGCAGCAGCGAGAGCAGGCAGAAACTATTGCCCAGCAGCAACGCAGCCCGAAGAAGATTCAGCAGGCGATCGGGCGAATCAACCAACCCAAGATTGTGGTTCAAGCAGAGGATGGTATCAGCCGCAGCCGGGCACAAGAGGAAACAATCAACCGCATAGAGGGACAAGTTGAGGAACTCGAGCAGCGGTCAGCGCAACTGCTAAATCCATTTAATAAGCCTTATTTCTCAGAGGTTCCAGCCCGAATTAAGGAAACCAATCGGCAACTGAAGGCAGTCGATCGAGAGCTGAAAGACCTGGAGAAGATTGGTACCACTGCTGCCAAAGTGCGGGCAAACCTGAGTGAACTGCAGCAAACGCTGGCTGATCTAGCAACTCGCAAGGAATCACTGAAATTGTCGAGCCAGGGGCAGAAAATTACCGAGGCTGTAAACCAGTTACAGCAATCAGCATCCCAGGCAGAGCAGGAATTAGCAGGCTTGCCCCAATCTCCAGAACGATCGCAGGCATTGCGAGAACTGTTGAGACTGCGAGCTGCCATTAATGCTCAACAGGGAGGCGTTAGCGTTGCAGACCTTCACCGTCAGGCATTACAGCCACGCATCCAGCAAATTGAGGCACTGGCAGAAAGTCTTGGGAATCTAGAGTCAAGAGTCAAAAGCAGTCGAAGCAAGCTTACAGACCTACAAGCTCGACTGTCTCGCTTGCCTGCCAAGCTAGATGATCTGAGCGATGACCAGAGAGCCAGATACAACGTCATCAAGTCAACCCGCGTGGCTCAAGGTAAGCTACCTCAACAGGTTGAGCAATATCGAGAAGTAAGGCAACAGTTCACAGATAGACTTGCCGCACAATCGCAGCAAACTCAGCAGATTACCGATAACTACAACAGCCAGAAGCAGAACGCGATTAATAACGTACAGGCAATCGTTGAGGACAGGTTGAAGGAGATGAGCGATCGTCTCCAGATTTTGACCACACTTCAACCTGGCTCTGTGGCATGGCTCGTCGATCGCCGGAATTGGGAATCTGACTTGCCAGATGACTTGGCGATCGTGTTGGCGAGAGAGCCAGGAAAGAGCCGCACAGAACGACTTGAGAGGTTGGCAGAGAAAATTACAACACTTGTTGCACAGGTTAAAGGCGGAGCAAACCTGATTGAACAACGACTGCAATATCCGGATCAAGTCAAACAGCAAACCCTAGAACAGGCACAGCAGCAGCTTCAGCAATGGCAGCAAATTCGTGATGCTTTAGCAGACGAGGGTAGGTTGAGCGATCGGCAATTGGCGCAACTTTTGAAAGACCCATCCCAAATTAAAGCAGTTGATGTGATGCGCTATGGCAACCAACTGGTGACGGAGCTGGAAGAGTTCAACCGCAACTTTGTGCAGCTCCTATTAAATGAGGAAGGCGTTGATCCGCGCTCCATCATCGACCAAGCTGAACTCTATCGCAGGGCCAGAGAAGCGTTCACCACTGAAACAACCCAAACTCGTACCGCCATTGCTCGTGAGATTGAAGATTCACTGGCAGTGCTTGATGCTTTGCAGAAGCGGATTGAGCGCGATCGCTCAGAACCGACAATCTACGAAGTCAACGGCAAGGCACGGACAGCAGCAGACATTAAGGCTGAGCTAGACCAGGCGCGCGAGACGATAGCAGATTTATTGAAGATTAAGCAGGTTGCGGCCAAAGTTCAGGCAACAGAGGAAGAGGAAGCGAGACAGCAGCAACGCCAACAGGTAGCGCAGGATTATCAACAGCGGCAACGGCGTTTGCAAACTCTGAAGGACGAGTTGGCGGAAGTGAACCTTGAAATTCAGAAACGCCGTGAAGCCAGAGAACGAGGACAGAAGCGAGGAATTGCGGTTGACCGCTTAGAGGCACAGCAGCGCAGAATCATGAAAGATATTGAGCAGATAGCGAGGGAGCATGACCGAGCAACCAACAGCGGAACGGATTGA
- a CDS encoding major capsid protein, producing MTDIATLTELLDEIEESGDLDELMNNPAAQFGTTEEPYEGARLLAEQNQDENMYKETQIKYRSFVANAGSYYSPAQLNSSGELIGTFNVELGKTDQADQVTAQDYSNLMKLLNRKASREAIMAAMRWMDYHILRPHLDLNEKYRWDAIIDAEVIRMGSNGYSETVEYPDPAGHRSTVPSGTVANPTGWYETDTSYDPFEDIFAVVDLLDKKGYKVNRILTGGRKIPSVLGKNPVVRERTSRITISTAGQIEAQPGRATQAQINAYLNEEGIPPIEMYRKTYHTRANGEKLFVPDNKLVFICSTGRTQPVDLGDRGVLELQNTLGYFGIGTPAGKFQPGRVTNVEERNLYPGGFYAEAIQMGLPVILHPEAIAVLEIPEPTP from the coding sequence ATGACTGATATTGCAACCCTCACTGAGTTGCTGGACGAGATTGAAGAGTCTGGTGATTTAGATGAATTGATGAACAACCCGGCTGCTCAGTTTGGTACAACCGAAGAACCTTATGAAGGGGCACGGCTGCTGGCTGAGCAGAACCAGGATGAGAATATGTACAAGGAAACTCAGATTAAATATCGGAGTTTCGTTGCCAACGCTGGTTCTTACTATTCGCCTGCTCAGCTCAACAGCTCTGGCGAATTGATCGGCACCTTCAACGTGGAGCTGGGCAAGACAGACCAAGCAGACCAGGTGACGGCTCAAGACTACAGCAACCTGATGAAGCTGCTGAACCGTAAAGCAAGCCGCGAAGCAATTATGGCTGCTATGCGATGGATGGACTATCACATCCTACGTCCACACCTCGACCTAAATGAGAAGTATCGCTGGGATGCCATCATTGATGCTGAAGTCATTCGTATGGGAAGCAATGGTTACAGTGAAACCGTTGAATATCCTGACCCTGCTGGACATCGATCGACCGTTCCTTCTGGTACAGTAGCCAACCCCACTGGCTGGTATGAAACTGACACCAGCTATGACCCGTTTGAAGACATCTTTGCTGTTGTTGATCTGCTTGATAAGAAGGGCTACAAGGTCAACCGCATCCTGACAGGTGGGCGCAAAATTCCTTCTGTACTGGGCAAGAACCCAGTTGTTCGGGAGAGAACCAGCCGCATCACCATTTCCACTGCTGGACAAATCGAAGCTCAGCCTGGGCGGGCAACTCAGGCTCAAATCAATGCCTATCTCAATGAAGAAGGCATCCCACCGATCGAGATGTACCGCAAGACCTACCATACTCGCGCTAATGGCGAGAAGCTGTTTGTCCCTGACAACAAGTTGGTATTTATCTGCTCAACTGGCAGAACTCAACCTGTTGATTTGGGCGATCGCGGCGTATTGGAACTGCAAAACACGCTGGGCTATTTCGGCATTGGCACACCCGCTGGCAAGTTCCAGCCTGGTCGGGTGACCAACGTGGAAGAGCGCAATCTCTATCCCGGTGGCTTCTATGCAGAGGCTATTCAGATGGGCTTGCCCGTAATCCTTCACCCTGAAGCGATCGCAGTTCTTGAAATCCCTGAACCCACGCCCTAA
- a CDS encoding PBSX family phage terminase large subunit yields MDGLEFVWDEHPDFSYSETLVDEAIASAAMFLGEANDRRELAATLSLGLTDWAQPLLLPVRYKCLWGGRGSGKSYAAADALLITGLIRRIRVLCAREFQVSIKESVHALLKERISALNLEKFYQVQDATILGANGSAFIFKGVRRNIQSIKSMAGITHLWIEEGQTISAESWDVLIPTIREEGSEVWVTFNPLNKTDKVWVELVEKKRKTAYVEKVNWNRNPHFTKVLDEERRSLLATDPDAHEHIWEGGLWEKSDAQILNGKWVVDEFEPGGDWDGPYHGADWGFGSDPTTAVRVWIYQRRLYVEHESYAHHLELDDTAALWIADVPDIDRYPVRADNSRPESISHVRRGRPASNQDKGCPPIPQLVGVKKWAGSVEDGIAHLQSYQKIVIHPRCKRTAEEARLYSYKVDRLSGDISSIVVDAHNHCWDAVRYALGPLIQPAPNRRRPMPVSQRNW; encoded by the coding sequence ATGGATGGCTTGGAATTCGTTTGGGATGAGCATCCTGATTTTTCGTATAGCGAAACATTAGTTGATGAGGCGATCGCCAGTGCTGCAATGTTTCTGGGAGAGGCAAACGATCGTCGTGAACTCGCAGCAACACTCTCGCTAGGGCTGACCGACTGGGCACAACCGTTACTGCTTCCAGTTCGCTACAAATGTCTGTGGGGTGGCCGTGGCTCTGGAAAGTCGTATGCCGCTGCTGATGCCCTGCTCATTACTGGACTGATTCGCAGAATTCGAGTGCTTTGCGCTCGCGAATTCCAGGTATCGATTAAGGAATCAGTTCACGCTCTTTTAAAGGAACGGATTTCAGCTCTCAACTTGGAGAAGTTTTACCAAGTCCAAGATGCAACTATTTTGGGTGCTAACGGCAGCGCATTTATTTTTAAGGGCGTCCGCCGCAATATCCAATCAATCAAATCAATGGCAGGTATCACCCACCTCTGGATTGAAGAAGGGCAAACGATTTCGGCTGAATCATGGGATGTGCTTATCCCAACAATTCGGGAAGAGGGCAGTGAAGTCTGGGTGACATTTAACCCATTGAACAAGACTGACAAAGTTTGGGTTGAGCTGGTCGAAAAGAAACGGAAAACCGCCTACGTTGAAAAGGTTAATTGGAATCGCAACCCACATTTTACAAAGGTTTTGGATGAAGAACGGCGATCGCTCTTAGCGACTGACCCAGACGCGCACGAACACATTTGGGAGGGCGGACTGTGGGAGAAATCAGACGCTCAAATTCTCAATGGCAAATGGGTTGTGGATGAGTTCGAGCCTGGCGGAGATTGGGACGGTCCGTATCATGGAGCTGACTGGGGATTTGGCAGCGACCCTACAACGGCTGTGCGGGTGTGGATTTACCAACGGCGTCTCTATGTTGAGCATGAAAGCTATGCTCATCACCTTGAGCTAGATGATACTGCTGCGCTGTGGATTGCCGACGTTCCTGACATCGATCGCTATCCAGTGCGAGCAGATAATTCACGTCCTGAATCAATCAGTCATGTTCGCAGAGGCCGTCCAGCAAGCAATCAGGACAAAGGCTGTCCCCCTATTCCACAACTGGTAGGCGTGAAAAAGTGGGCTGGCTCTGTCGAAGATGGCATTGCCCATTTGCAAAGTTATCAGAAGATTGTGATTCACCCACGTTGCAAGCGCACCGCAGAAGAAGCGCGATTGTATTCCTACAAGGTCGATCGTTTAAGTGGCGATATTTCGTCGATCGTTGTGGATGCCCATAATCACTGTTGGGATGCAGTTAGATATGCCCTTGGTCCATTGATTCAGCCAGCACCTAACCGTCGTCGTCCTATGCCTGTATCTCAACGCAATTGGTAG
- a CDS encoding HU family DNA-binding protein → MNKGELVDKIAEKADVTKKQADAVLTAAIDSIMEAVASGDKVTLVGFGSFEPRERKEREGRNPKTGEAMTIPETKVPAFSAGKLFKELVSGNDSIAA, encoded by the coding sequence ATGAACAAAGGCGAACTGGTAGACAAAATTGCAGAGAAGGCAGATGTCACGAAGAAGCAGGCTGATGCTGTTCTGACTGCCGCGATCGACTCCATCATGGAAGCTGTCGCCAGTGGCGATAAGGTGACGCTGGTAGGCTTCGGCTCCTTCGAGCCACGCGAGCGCAAAGAGCGGGAAGGTCGTAATCCAAAGACAGGTGAAGCAATGACGATTCCTGAGACAAAAGTGCCTGCGTTCAGCGCTGGGAAGCTGTTCAAGGAACTGGTTTCAGGAAACGACTCGATCGCTGCCTAA
- a CDS encoding phage tail tube protein: MAKTSFVIGRGTKVSIAMLPEGSSIEPKATTITLAAPAAKDINGSATITVPALGADVLIPAGSFLAFVAPTTGKSVLVQLSADAETGDTTLTVPEIPEDIATGSVAVYPLRLAGRTAANIGRSGNRVSAVDFDSDGYSTGLTASIEQTLELPGNWVPQDAGFATAEHLFTELREAYVWLELPKISAAYSKGRIYKGKASITDLPLEISADGVITGNISLTFNGKPDLVLDAAVA, translated from the coding sequence ATGGCTAAAACATCTTTCGTAATCGGCAGAGGCACTAAGGTCAGCATTGCGATGCTACCTGAAGGCTCTTCTATCGAACCCAAAGCAACTACAATCACGCTCGCAGCTCCAGCCGCTAAAGACATTAACGGCTCTGCAACAATTACAGTCCCGGCATTGGGAGCAGACGTGCTCATTCCGGCTGGGTCCTTCCTGGCATTTGTTGCGCCAACAACCGGAAAATCAGTGCTTGTTCAGTTAAGTGCTGATGCAGAAACAGGCGACACCACGCTAACTGTCCCCGAGATTCCTGAAGACATTGCAACTGGCTCTGTTGCGGTCTATCCACTTCGACTTGCAGGGCGTACCGCTGCCAATATTGGGCGATCGGGCAATCGAGTCAGCGCCGTTGACTTCGACTCAGACGGCTATTCCACCGGCCTGACAGCTTCGATCGAGCAAACCCTTGAGCTACCTGGAAACTGGGTGCCTCAAGATGCTGGCTTTGCTACTGCTGAGCACCTCTTCACAGAACTGCGTGAAGCCTACGTCTGGCTGGAGCTGCCCAAAATCAGCGCAGCCTACAGTAAGGGACGCATCTACAAAGGCAAGGCTTCTATCACTGACTTGCCATTGGAAATCAGCGCAGATGGTGTGATTACCGGAAATATCAGCCTGACCTTCAACGGCAAACCTGATCTTGTATTAGATGCTGCTGTTGCCTAA
- a CDS encoding tyrosine-type recombinase/integrase, with protein sequence MQPAQAASDDQLIALWLHGKARTTQDAYRYEAGRFIKSVNMPLSQVKLGDLQAYLETIAHLAPASQARATNTIKSLFSFAHRIGYVQWNVAAPIKAPKVKNTLAERILTEDQVRQMLTLEPHPQHRVMLRLLYAGALRISELCELRWRDLQPRNGTGQITVFGKGGKTGVVLLPSIVWQELQTLEGDRIPDSFVFPSTTRQQLHRSQAWRIVKRAAHRAGLEASCHWLRHCHASHALDRGASIALVQQTLRHSSVATTSKYLHVHPNESSGGFLAL encoded by the coding sequence ATGCAACCTGCTCAAGCTGCGAGTGATGATCAACTGATTGCACTATGGCTGCATGGAAAGGCACGAACAACCCAAGATGCTTACCGCTACGAAGCTGGAAGGTTCATCAAGTCTGTCAATATGCCATTGAGCCAGGTGAAACTGGGAGATTTGCAAGCCTACCTGGAGACGATCGCTCACCTGGCTCCAGCAAGTCAAGCACGCGCTACGAATACAATTAAGTCTTTGTTCAGCTTTGCTCACAGAATCGGCTATGTGCAATGGAACGTTGCTGCACCAATTAAAGCTCCAAAGGTCAAGAATACATTGGCTGAGCGCATTCTGACTGAAGACCAGGTGCGGCAAATGCTCACTCTAGAGCCCCATCCCCAACATCGCGTCATGTTACGGCTGCTCTATGCTGGAGCGTTGCGAATCTCGGAACTGTGTGAGTTGCGGTGGCGAGATCTACAACCTCGAAACGGCACTGGGCAAATCACGGTATTCGGCAAAGGTGGCAAGACTGGAGTTGTGTTGCTGCCTTCGATCGTCTGGCAGGAGTTGCAGACATTAGAGGGCGATCGCATTCCAGATTCGTTTGTGTTTCCTTCCACCACCAGGCAGCAGCTTCACCGCTCGCAAGCATGGCGCATCGTGAAACGGGCTGCTCATCGGGCTGGACTGGAAGCAAGCTGTCACTGGCTAAGGCACTGCCACGCCTCTCATGCGCTTGATCGGGGTGCATCGATCGCATTGGTGCAGCAGACGCTCCGACATAGCAGCGTGGCAACGACTAGTAAGTATTTACATGTCCACCCTAATGAAAGTTCTGGCGGATTCTTAGCTCTGTGA